In Candidatus Paceibacterota bacterium, a genomic segment contains:
- a CDS encoding helix-hairpin-helix domain-containing protein, whose protein sequence is IEKAGDVIPRVVKMLLNLRPKDAKKIIFPKKCPICNSKVVRLRGEVAHYCQNKKCGAIRRSHLYYFVSKKAFDIEGLGPKILDKLMDEGLISDSPDLFLLKEGDLEPLERFAEKAASNIVSAISNSKKITISRLLIACGIKYIGEETAELLAEEFAGEIKNINSFINLFQKMSLEDLEFIDGIGSKVALSIKNWFKKEENVKFLNNLNKVGVTLEPREGTKLGDKLKEKLFIFTGDLDSMPRDKAKERVKLFSGKVTNSVSKNTTYIVVGKNPGSKLEKAKKLGIKILNEKKFLEMIK, encoded by the coding sequence ATTGAAAAAGCGGGAGACGTAATTCCCAGAGTTGTTAAGATGTTGTTAAATCTTCGTCCGAAAGACGCAAAGAAAATTATATTCCCAAAGAAATGCCCGATTTGCAATTCAAAAGTTGTAAGACTCCGGGGCGAAGTTGCTCATTATTGTCAAAATAAAAAATGTGGAGCAATAAGAAGAAGTCATCTTTATTATTTTGTTTCAAAAAAAGCATTTGATATTGAGGGTTTGGGCCCCAAAATTCTTGATAAGTTAATGGACGAGGGTTTAATTTCTGATTCTCCAGACCTTTTTTTATTAAAAGAGGGTGATCTTGAACCGCTTGAAAGATTTGCAGAAAAAGCAGCAAGTAATATCGTTAGTGCTATTTCCAATTCAAAAAAAATTACAATTTCGCGTCTTTTAATCGCTTGTGGTATAAAGTATATAGGCGAAGAAACAGCCGAGCTTTTAGCAGAAGAATTTGCTGGAGAAATTAAAAATATTAATAGCTTCATTAATCTATTTCAGAAAATGTCACTTGAGGATTTAGAATTCATTGATGGAATTGGTTCTAAAGTTGCTTTGAGTATTAAAAATTGGTTTAAAAAGGAAGAGAATGTCAAATTTTTAAATAATCTTAATAAAGTCGGGGTTACTTTAGAACCTAGAGAAGGAACGAAATTGGGAGATAAATTGAAAGAAAAATTATTTATCTTTACGGGAGATTTAGATTCTATGCCTCGGGATAAGGCGAAAGAAAGAGTAAAGTTATTTTCAGGAAAAGTTACAAATAGTGTTTCAAAAAATACAACCTATATTGTAGTTGGTAAAAACCCAGGATCAAAACTTGAAAAAGCAAAAAAATTAGGAATAAAAATTTTAAACGAGAAAAAATTTTTAGAAATGATAAAATAA
- a CDS encoding FtsW/RodA/SpoVE family cell cycle protein, with the protein MTKLIYSKKLKKFDWFLLILVVVLSLIGILIFYSLGLANGDFSFFSKQIIFLIIGILFVLFLPILDFRAVKESSLFTFFLYAVSILLLIGLFFFGKEIRGVRAWYAFGNFTLEPVEFIKIVFILLFAKYFSSRHIEMYHKEHIVLSAAYAFLPAALVFLQPDFGSAAILLMIWFGMMLVSGIKRKHLFAILAIGIIAALIFWNFILAVEQKERISTFLEPYINPQGTYLDPEGSGYHIYQSTIAVGSGGFFGKGFSEPYTQAKLGFLPEAETDFIFATTCEMFGILGIFIIFLLYFLIFWRLFKIAKESKDNFSRLVVSGFMILLGAGAFVNIAMNVGLLPITGVPLPFLSYGGSSIISLFIGIGIIESIKVHSEKYAL; encoded by the coding sequence ATGACTAAGTTAATTTATTCAAAAAAATTAAAAAAATTTGATTGGTTTCTGCTTATTCTTGTAGTTGTACTTTCTCTAATAGGAATTTTGATTTTTTATAGCCTTGGCCTTGCTAATGGGGATTTCTCTTTTTTTTCAAAACAAATAATTTTTTTAATAATTGGTATTTTATTTGTTTTATTTCTACCAATTTTGGATTTTAGAGCAGTAAAAGAAAGCTCTCTTTTTACTTTCTTTCTTTACGCTGTATCTATCTTGCTTTTGATTGGTCTTTTCTTTTTTGGTAAAGAAATAAGAGGCGTTAGGGCCTGGTATGCTTTTGGTAATTTTACTCTTGAGCCGGTAGAATTTATAAAAATAGTTTTTATTTTACTTTTTGCAAAGTATTTTTCTTCTCGCCACATTGAAATGTACCATAAAGAACATATTGTATTATCTGCTGCTTATGCTTTCCTGCCAGCTGCTCTGGTATTTTTGCAGCCCGATTTTGGATCGGCTGCAATTCTTTTGATGATTTGGTTTGGAATGATGCTTGTGTCTGGTATTAAACGAAAGCACCTTTTTGCAATTTTAGCCATTGGAATTATCGCTGCCCTTATTTTTTGGAATTTTATTTTAGCAGTGGAGCAAAAAGAAAGAATTTCGACTTTTCTTGAGCCATATATTAATCCTCAAGGAACCTATCTTGATCCAGAAGGAAGCGGTTATCATATTTATCAATCAACTATTGCTGTTGGAAGTGGTGGATTTTTTGGTAAGGGATTTTCTGAACCCTATACACAGGCAAAACTTGGTTTTTTACCAGAAGCTGAGACAGATTTTATCTTTGCCACGACCTGTGAGATGTTTGGAATTTTGGGTATTTTTATAATATTTTTATTGTATTTTTTAATATTTTGGAGACTTTTTAAAATAGCGAAAGAATCAAAAGATAATTTTTCAAGACTTGTAGTTTCTGGTTTTATGATATTACTCGGCGCTGGCGCTTTTGTGAATATTGCAATGAATGTTGGCCTTTTGCCAATTACTGGAGTTCCGTTGCCGTTTTTAAGCTATGGTGGCTCCAGTATTATTTCTTTATTTATCGGAATTGGTATAATAGAGAGCATAAAAGTGCA